One part of the Arabidopsis thaliana chromosome 4, partial sequence genome encodes these proteins:
- a CDS encoding F-box family protein: MIEQLFPEVTCYALRYLDYSSLCQLSMTSSSMRKTANDDVLWRALYFQEFTEETNGGTPVNGWKAFFAVTKQVMTVNDKFFSILDSRSLPRMTSLWLNSDYVKCFNGSGELFTGFDAVMQRWDFCFDNWEIGFPTYVIESRTRILSSVAWVSTIALHHIGQFNITNVFELHNGRWLMVHHHSSIIPTNGVEN, translated from the exons ATGATCGAGCAATTGTTTCCGGAGGTTACATGCTACGCGCTCAGATACTTAGATTACTCAAGTCTCTGCCAGTTATCAATGACGAGTTCCTCCATGAGAAAGACAGCGAATGACGATGTCCTCTGGAGAGCCCTTTATTTCCAA GAATTTACAGAGGAAACAAATGGTGGAACTCCGGTTAATGGGTGGAAGGCGTTCTTTGCAGTTACTAAACAAGTCATGACTGTGAATGATAAATTCTTTAGCATCCTCGATTCGAGGTCACTTCCCAGAATGACTAGTTTATGGCTCAACTCTGACTATGTCAAGTGCTTCAACGGCTCTGGTGAACTCTTCACCGG GTTTGACGCAGTGATGCAAAGATGGGACTTCTGTTTCGACAACTGGGAGATAGGGTTTCCAACGTATGTCATTGAATCGAGGACACGGATTCTGAGCAGCGTGGCTTGGGTCTCCACGATCGCGCTCCATCACATAGGTCAATTCAACATCACCAATGTCTTTGAGCTTCATAATGGACGATGGCTCATGGTGCACCACCACTCCTCCATCATCCCCACAAACGGTGTGGAGAATTAA
- a CDS encoding F-box family protein (F-box family protein; CONTAINS InterPro DOMAIN/s: F-box domain, cyclin-like (InterPro:IPR001810), F-box domain, Skp2-like (InterPro:IPR022364); BEST Arabidopsis thaliana protein match is: Nuclear transport factor 2 (NTF2) family protein (TAIR:AT4G10925.3); Has 45 Blast hits to 45 proteins in 11 species: Archae - 0; Bacteria - 0; Metazoa - 0; Fungi - 0; Plants - 45; Viruses - 0; Other Eukaryotes - 0 (source: NCBI BLink).) translates to MIEQLFPEVTCYALRYLDYSSLCQLSMTSSSMRKTANDDVLWRALYFQEFTEETNGGTPVNGWKAFFAVTKQVMTVNDKFFSILDSRSLPRMTSLWLNSDYVKCFNGSGELFTGYLLTYPLL, encoded by the exons ATGATCGAGCAATTGTTTCCGGAGGTTACATGCTACGCGCTCAGATACTTAGATTACTCAAGTCTCTGCCAGTTATCAATGACGAGTTCCTCCATGAGAAAGACAGCGAATGACGATGTCCTCTGGAGAGCCCTTTATTTCCAA GAATTTACAGAGGAAACAAATGGTGGAACTCCGGTTAATGGGTGGAAGGCGTTCTTTGCAGTTACTAAACAAGTCATGACTGTGAATGATAAATTCTTTAGCATCCTCGATTCGAGGTCACTTCCCAGAATGACTAGTTTATGGCTCAACTCTGACTATGTCAAGTGCTTCAACGGCTCTGGTGAACTCTTCACCGGGTACTTACTTACCTACCCTTTACTATaa
- a CDS encoding uncharacterized protein (unknown protein; Has 2 Blast hits to 2 proteins in 1 species: Archae - 0; Bacteria - 0; Metazoa - 0; Fungi - 0; Plants - 2; Viruses - 0; Other Eukaryotes - 0 (source: NCBI BLink).) codes for MDENNFLLILHTVCGDDGGVVVHHEPSSIMKLKDIGDVELTYVMERDRGDPSHAAQNPCPRFNDIRWKPYLPVVETEVPSLHHCVKPKNEAIQVINQYDV; via the coding sequence ATGGATGAAAACAACTTCTTATTAATTCTCCACACCGTTTGTGGGGATGATGGAGGAGTGGTGGTGCACCATGAGCCATCGTCCATTATGAAGCTCAAAGACATTGGTGATGTTGAATTGACCTATGTGATGGAGCGCGATCGTGGAGACCCAAGCCACGCTGCTCAGAATCCGTGTCCTCGATTCAATGACATACGTTGGAAACCCTATCTCCCAGTTGTCGAAACAGAAGTCCCATCTTTGCATCACTGCGTCAAACCTAAAAACGAAGCAATACAAGTGATAAATCAATACGATGTTTAA